In one Bradyrhizobium cosmicum genomic region, the following are encoded:
- a CDS encoding ABC transporter permease produces MSVFVLRRVLTLLATLVGASVIIFLVLDALPGNAAQMLMGADASADAVRALTVKLGLDQPLAVRYLQWIKGLLIGDLGNSYVYGTPVGSLIAERLVLTIPLAIMSMLITVTLALSAGIYTAANHNKLGDVGVMSLTQIGIALPNFWFAILLVLLFSVRLQWLSAGGFPGWEDGIWPGIKSLLLPAVSLAVVQAAILARVTRSAVLEVLREDFVRTARAKGLGKREVLWSHVLRNAMIPVMTVMGLQFANLLAGTIVIENVFYLPGLGRLIFQSIANRDLIVVRNCVMLLAAMVVIVNFVVDVLYAFIDPRIKVYDL; encoded by the coding sequence ATGAGCGTCTTTGTCCTCCGACGTGTCCTGACCTTGCTGGCGACGCTGGTCGGCGCATCCGTGATCATTTTCCTGGTGCTGGACGCGCTTCCGGGCAATGCCGCGCAGATGCTGATGGGCGCCGACGCGTCGGCGGATGCGGTCCGTGCGCTCACGGTCAAGCTCGGGCTCGATCAGCCGCTGGCGGTTCGCTATCTGCAATGGATCAAGGGACTGCTGATCGGCGATCTCGGCAACAGCTATGTCTATGGCACGCCGGTCGGGAGCCTGATCGCGGAACGGCTGGTGCTGACCATTCCGCTCGCGATCATGTCCATGCTGATCACGGTGACGCTGGCGCTGTCGGCCGGCATCTACACCGCCGCCAACCACAACAAGCTGGGCGACGTCGGCGTGATGTCGCTGACGCAAATCGGCATCGCGCTGCCTAACTTCTGGTTCGCGATTCTCCTGGTGCTGCTGTTCTCGGTGCGGCTGCAATGGCTGTCCGCGGGCGGTTTTCCCGGCTGGGAGGACGGCATCTGGCCGGGGATCAAATCGCTGCTGTTGCCGGCGGTCTCGCTCGCGGTGGTGCAGGCTGCGATCCTCGCGCGCGTCACGCGCTCGGCGGTGCTGGAAGTGCTGCGCGAGGATTTCGTTCGCACCGCGCGCGCGAAAGGGCTCGGCAAGCGCGAGGTGTTGTGGAGCCACGTGCTGCGCAACGCCATGATCCCCGTGATGACGGTGATGGGGCTGCAATTCGCCAATCTGCTGGCCGGCACCATCGTGATCGAGAACGTGTTCTACCTGCCGGGGCTCGGCCGCCTGATCTTCCAGTCGATCGCCAATCGCGACCTCATCGTGGTGCGCAACTGCGTGATGTTGCTGGCCGCCATGGTGGTCATCGTCAATTTCGTGGTCGACGTGCTCTATGCATTCATCGATCCCCGCATCAAGGTCTACGATTTGTGA
- a CDS encoding ABC transporter ATP-binding protein, with translation MTAAPLLDVKDLEQRYTLPRESLFRPPGQVRALNGVSVQVAAGKSLGIVGESGSGKSTFARVVMALERPTSGQVALLGRDLHRISADELRRARRNFQMVFQDPYGSLDPRQTIARIVAEPLTVLDGADRATFGARVAAVLKQVGLREADMDKYPHEFSGGQRQRIAIARALITQPKLIVADEPVSALDVSVQAQVLNLMQDLQEQFGLSYILISHDLAVVDYLCDEVAVMYLGRIVEQGRPEDLFERCAHPYTRALLDAVPRARAGGGRRRRGAQAIASQSAVTSGCPYVARCTLADRHCREVPPLLRKVGEGHLAACHKAEAVMALPQVAMEG, from the coding sequence ATGACGGCGGCTCCGCTTCTCGACGTGAAAGATCTCGAGCAACGCTACACGCTGCCGCGCGAAAGTCTGTTTCGTCCGCCAGGGCAGGTACGCGCACTCAACGGCGTCAGCGTACAGGTCGCGGCGGGCAAGAGCCTCGGCATCGTCGGCGAGTCCGGTTCGGGCAAGTCGACCTTTGCGCGGGTGGTGATGGCGCTGGAGCGACCGACGTCGGGGCAGGTTGCGCTGCTCGGGCGCGATCTCCACCGCATCTCGGCCGACGAGCTGCGCCGCGCCCGCCGCAATTTTCAGATGGTGTTCCAGGACCCCTACGGCTCGCTCGACCCACGCCAGACCATCGCGCGTATCGTCGCAGAGCCCTTGACCGTGCTTGATGGCGCCGACCGCGCCACCTTCGGCGCCCGCGTCGCCGCGGTGCTGAAGCAGGTCGGCCTGCGCGAGGCGGACATGGACAAATATCCGCACGAATTCTCCGGCGGCCAGCGCCAGCGCATCGCGATCGCGCGTGCGCTGATCACGCAGCCTAAGCTGATCGTCGCCGACGAGCCGGTGTCCGCGCTCGACGTCTCGGTGCAGGCGCAGGTGCTGAACTTGATGCAGGACCTGCAGGAGCAGTTCGGCCTGAGCTATATCCTGATCAGTCACGACCTCGCCGTGGTCGACTATCTCTGCGACGAGGTCGCTGTGATGTATCTCGGCCGGATCGTCGAGCAGGGACGGCCGGAGGACCTGTTCGAGCGCTGCGCCCATCCCTATACGCGGGCGCTATTGGACGCCGTGCCGCGCGCGCGCGCCGGCGGGGGAAGGCGGCGGCGCGGGGCCCAGGCGATCGCCTCGCAATCGGCCGTGACGAGCGGGTGTCCTTATGTCGCGCGCTGTACGCTCGCCGACCGGCATTGCCGCGAGGTTCCGCCCTTGCTACGCAAGGTCGGCGAGGGCCATCTCGCCGCCTGCCACAAGGCGGAGGCGGTGATGGCGTTGCCGCAAGTCGCCATGGAAGGTTAG
- a CDS encoding ABC transporter ATP-binding protein, translating to MGERATTPLIAVDNLGVRLNTSRGPAQAVRGVSFALKRGETLGLVGESGCGKSVTALSLMGLLPDSAVVTGSIKLDGGELAGLPDADYCKLRGNRISMIFQEPMTALNPMHTIGHQVAEPLRRHKKYSASQARREAIALLDRVGLPDPARRIDAYPHQFSGGQRQRVTIAMALACEPDLLIADEPTTALDVTIQGQILDLIADLVEERGMSMILISHDLGVIAENVQRMMVMYGGTVVESGPTDEVFRRMGHPYTQGLFRARPKLGARKGTRLTTISGTVPELADLPAGCTFSERCPLVIDQCRAALPPVVEVGPGHGVRCVRTDVSLAANVGAPA from the coding sequence ATGGGCGAGCGCGCCACCACACCGCTGATCGCTGTCGACAATCTCGGCGTGCGCCTCAACACCAGCCGCGGGCCGGCCCAGGCCGTGCGCGGCGTCAGCTTTGCGCTGAAGCGCGGCGAGACGCTCGGTCTCGTCGGCGAATCCGGTTGCGGCAAGTCGGTCACGGCGCTGTCGCTGATGGGGTTGTTGCCTGACAGCGCGGTCGTCACCGGCAGCATCAAGCTGGACGGCGGCGAGCTCGCCGGTTTGCCCGATGCGGATTATTGCAAGCTGCGCGGCAATCGCATCAGCATGATCTTCCAGGAGCCGATGACGGCGCTCAATCCGATGCACACGATCGGCCATCAGGTCGCCGAGCCGCTGCGGCGTCACAAGAAATATTCGGCATCGCAGGCGCGGCGGGAGGCGATCGCCTTGCTTGACCGCGTCGGACTGCCCGATCCGGCCAGGCGGATCGATGCCTATCCGCACCAGTTTTCCGGCGGCCAGCGCCAGCGCGTCACCATCGCCATGGCACTCGCCTGCGAGCCGGACCTTCTGATCGCGGACGAGCCGACCACGGCGCTCGACGTCACCATCCAGGGCCAGATCCTCGATCTCATCGCCGATCTCGTCGAGGAGCGCGGCATGTCGATGATCCTGATCTCGCACGATCTCGGCGTTATCGCCGAGAACGTGCAGCGCATGATGGTGATGTATGGCGGCACGGTGGTCGAGAGCGGTCCGACCGACGAAGTGTTCCGCCGCATGGGTCATCCCTATACGCAAGGCCTGTTCCGCGCTCGGCCGAAGCTCGGCGCGCGCAAGGGGACGCGGCTGACCACCATCTCGGGAACGGTGCCGGAGCTTGCCGATTTGCCGGCCGGCTGCACTTTCTCCGAACGATGTCCGCTTGTGATTGATCAATGCCGGGCGGCGCTGCCGCCGGTGGTCGAAGTCGGACCCGGGCACGGCGTGCGCTGCGTGCGCACCGATGTTTCGTTGGCCGCGAATGTCGGGGCGCCCGCATGA
- a CDS encoding ABC transporter permease — MSAPLTSSVDAPVVARRLPARTFWARALRHRSFVLGGALSLIVLASALLSLVWTPWSPYEIDIASKLRPPSAAHWLGTDSFGRDIVSLLLAGARSTILVGVIAVSIGLTFGVCLGLIASARRGWTEEIIMRFSDFAFAFPAVLSAIMLAAVVGPGMVTSIVAIGIFQIPTLTRLTRGSANAIWAREFVLAARASGKGKFRITIEHVLPNILSILIVQATIQFALAILAEAALSYLGLGTQPPQPSWGRMLNDAQTLLFQSPMLAVYPGAAIAIAVLGLNLLGDGLRDLLDPRLARER; from the coding sequence GTGAGCGCGCCCCTGACCAGTTCGGTTGATGCGCCGGTCGTGGCGCGCCGGTTGCCGGCCCGGACCTTCTGGGCCCGCGCGCTGCGCCATCGCAGCTTTGTGCTGGGCGGTGCGCTCAGCCTCATCGTGCTTGCCTCGGCGCTGCTGTCGCTGGTGTGGACGCCGTGGTCGCCCTACGAGATCGACATCGCCTCGAAACTGCGGCCGCCGTCGGCAGCGCACTGGCTCGGCACCGATTCCTTCGGTCGCGACATCGTCTCGCTGCTGCTCGCGGGTGCGCGCTCGACCATCCTGGTCGGAGTCATCGCCGTGAGCATCGGTCTCACCTTCGGCGTCTGCCTCGGCCTGATCGCGTCGGCGAGGCGCGGCTGGACCGAAGAGATCATCATGCGGTTCTCCGATTTTGCCTTCGCGTTTCCGGCCGTGCTCTCTGCCATCATGCTCGCCGCGGTCGTGGGTCCGGGGATGGTAACCTCGATCGTCGCGATCGGCATTTTCCAGATCCCGACGCTGACCCGGCTGACGCGCGGCTCGGCCAATGCGATCTGGGCACGCGAGTTCGTGCTGGCTGCGCGCGCCTCGGGAAAGGGCAAGTTCCGCATCACCATCGAGCATGTGCTACCCAACATTCTGTCGATCCTGATCGTGCAGGCTACCATCCAGTTCGCGCTCGCCATCCTGGCCGAAGCCGCGCTGTCTTACCTCGGCCTCGGTACGCAGCCGCCGCAACCGTCCTGGGGCCGGATGCTGAACGACGCGCAAACGCTGCTGTTCCAGTCGCCGATGCTCGCGGTCTATCCGGGTGCGGCCATCGCCATCGCGGTGCTCGGCCTCAATCTGCTCGGCGATGGCCTGCGCGATCTGCTTGATCCCAGGCTGGCGCGGGAGCGGTGA